A window of the Gossypium hirsutum isolate 1008001.06 chromosome A05, Gossypium_hirsutum_v2.1, whole genome shotgun sequence genome harbors these coding sequences:
- the LOC107957526 gene encoding pyridoxine/pyridoxamine 5'-phosphate oxidase 1, chloroplastic translates to MRGVLGKSRKMICSLLSQAPVSPAYYYRSSPSIYKPKPSNRFSWGFLAPIPSPAIRVFCSKPGEVGGLMASSVQNQGSISYLTQREAAEVDETLMGPLGFSVDQLMELAGLSVATSIAEVYKPSEYNCILAICGPGNNGGDGLVAARHLYHFGYKPFVCYPKRTQKPLYSGLVTQLESLSIPFLSVDELPMDLSKDFDILVDAMFGFSFHGAPRPPFDDLIKKLINLHYYEQAQRKSPVIVSVDIPSGWHVEEGDVGGDGIKPDMLVSLTAPKLCAKKFSGPHHFLGGRFVPPAIAEKYKLQLPQYPGMSMCVRIGKPPQIDISALRENYISPEFLEEQVEADPLDQFRKWFDDAMAANLKEPNAMALSTTGKDGKPSSRMVLLKGVDKDGFVWFTNYESQKARQLSENPHAALLFYWDGLNRQVRVEGSVEKVSDEESEQYFHSRPRGSQLGAIVSKQSTVVPGRHVLHQQYKELEEKYSKESLIPKPKYWGGYRLKPERFEFWQGQPSRLHDRLEYSPQETDGKRVWKIVRLAP, encoded by the exons ATGAGGGGAGTGTTGGGCAAAAGCAGAAAAATGATATGCTCGCTTCTCAGCCAAGCACCGGTCTCTCCCGCTTATTATTATAGAAGCTCTCCTTCCATTTACAAACCCAAACCATCGAATCGCTTCTCTTGG GGTTTTCTGGCTCCAATTCCCAGCCCTGCTATCCGAGTGTTTTGTTCGAAGCCCGGTGAGGTGGGAGGATTAATGGCTTCTTCCGTTCAAAATCAGGGTTCTATTTCCTACCTAACCCAACGAGAGGCTGCTGAGGTTGATGAAACTCTCATGGGCCCTCTTGGTTTTAGTGTTGATCAGCTCATG GAATTGGCTGGTTTAAGCGTTGCCACATCGATTGCTGAG GTTTATAAACCGAGTGAGTATAACTGTATTCTTGCTATTTGTGGTCCGGGAAACAATGGAGGTGATGGTCTGGTTGCTGCTCGTCATTTGTATCACTTTGGGTATAAGCCATTTGTGTGTTATCCTAAGCGAACTCAGAAACCCCTTTATTCTGGTCTTGTCACTCAG CTGGAATCTCTGTCAATCCCTTTCCTTTCAGTTGATGAGTTACCTATGGACTTGTCAAAGGACTTTGACATTCTAGTGGATGCTATGTTCGGCTTTTCATTTCATG GTGCACCAAGGCCACCTTTTGATGATCTGATTAAGAAACTTATTAACTTACATTATTATGAACAAGCGCAACGAAAGTCCCCTGTTATTGTGTCTGTAGATATTCCATCTGGATGGCATGTTGAAGAGGGTGATGTTGGTGGTGATGGAATTAAACCTGACATGCTG GTTTCTTTGACTGCTCCAAAACTGTGTGCAAAGAAATTTTCCGGGCCTCACCACTTTCTAGGTGGTAGATTTGTCCCGCCAGCTATAGCTGAAAAGTATAAGCTTCAACTTCCCCAATATCCAGGCATGTCTATGTGTGTTCGAATTGGAAAGCCTCCACAAATTGACATATCAGCCCTTAGAGAGAATTATATATCTCCAGAGTTCCTTGAGGAGCAGGTGGAGGCTGATCCTTTGGATCAG TTCCGCAAATGGTTTGATGATGCGATGGCTGCCAACTTAAAGGAACCAAATGCTATGGCATTGTCAACCACTGGAAAAGATGGAAAACC CTCATCGAGAATGGTATTGCTAAAAGGGGTTGACAAGGATGGTTTCGTCTG GTTCACCAATTATGAAAGTCAGAAGGCACGTCAATTATCAGAAAATCCTCATGCGGCACTTCTTTTCTACTGGGATGGGCTTAATCGACAG GTAAGAGTGGAAGGATCTGTTGAGAAAGTTTCTGATGAGGAATCAGAGCAATACTTTCACAGTCGTCCTCGAGGCAGTCAACTCGGAGCAATCGTAAGCAAGCAG AGTACGGTAGTTCCTGGACGCCATGTACTGCACCAGCAATACAAAGAACTAGAAGAAAAATACTCCAAGGA GAGTTTAATTCCAAAGCCTAAATACTGGGGAGGATATAGACTTAAACCAGAACGTTTCGAGTTTTGGCAAGGACAGCCATCCCGTTTACATGACAG GTTGGAATATTCCCCTCAAGAGACTGACGGAAAACGAGTTTGGAAAATTGTTCGGTTGGCCCCCTGA
- the LOC107957527 gene encoding serine/threonine-protein kinase-like protein At1g28390: protein MGYFSSCNAESAIAVCDPYNCGFHHRKKPHKTKNNGEIREFAYADLVSATSGFSSGNFLGKGSHGSVYRAALDSGKLIAAVKKTKMNCNIPADNEIEILSRVYHPRLVNLIGYSSDTLCEDQLIVVEYMPNGSLYDLLHSASYKSPGWHMRVRFALQVAEAVRALHSSNPPVIHRDIKSSNVLIDQNWNARLGDFGLALRGHVEDVRFKCTPPAGTLGYLDPAYLEPADVSSKSDVFSYGILLLEIISGRRAIDMNHSPSSVVDWAVPLIEAGVFAAICDVRVGSLTDKEVVRSLTALAARCVRSDAGERPGIVEVVECLTAVRKRVHARPVWSNRWRCMKGVDKSLVRNSREVSSVTSVVDHDIEATSDRMARTKLITEASAASVVVDTGPDEIGLDDDHMALVRGNRGVETKTPLMKLRKSRSMGFLQSPRPMNQNSKNYVSGIVKRRNLSEFDMSKLGIGFDDEKSEGKTWKRH, encoded by the coding sequence ATGGGTTACTTCTCTTCTTGCAATGCTGAGTCCGCCATTGCTGTCTGCGATCCTTACAACTGTGGTTTTCATCACAGAAAGAAACCCCACAAAACCAAAAACAATGGCGAAATCAGGGAGTTTGCTTACGCTGATCTCGTTTCCGCTACCAGTGGTTTCTCTTCCGGCAACTTCCTCGGTAAAGGCAGTCACGGATCTGTCTACAGAGCTGCTCTCGATAGTGGCAAGTTAATCGCCGCCGTTAAAAAAACGAAGATGAACTGTAACATTCCGGCGGACAACGAGATTGAGATTCTCTCCCGAGTTTATCATCCTCGTCTCGTCAATCTCATTGGCTACAGCTCCGATACTCTTTGTGAGGATCAATTAATCGTCGTGGAATATATGCCGAACGGTTCTTTATACGATCTTTTACATTCTGCTTCTTATAAATCGCCAGGTTGGCACATGCGCGTTCGGTTCGCTTTACAGGTTGCGGAAGCGGTTCGGGCTTTACATTCGAGTAACCCGCCGGTGATCCACAGGGATATCAAATCCTCCAATGTTTTGATCGATCAAAACTGGAACGCCAGGTTGGGTGATTTCGGGCTTGCTTTGAGAGGACACGTGGAGGATGTACGGTTCAAGTGCACGCCACCAGCGGGGACGTTAGGGTACCTCGATCCGGCTTATTTGGAGCCGGCTGACGTCAGCAGTAAAAGTGACGTATTCAGCTACGGCATTTTGTTACTAGAGATTATTAGCGGAAGACGTGCCATTGACATGAATCATAGTCCGTCGTCCGTCGTTGACTGGGCGGTTCCGCTGATCGAGGCCGGAGTTTTCGCCGCGATTTGTGACGTCCGCGTCGGTTCTCTGACGGATAAGGAGGTGGTGAGGAGTTTGACGGCGTTGGCTGCTAGGTGCGTGAGGTCCGATGCGGGGGAACGCCCCGGGATAGTCGAGGTGGTAGAGTGTTTGACGGCGGTGAGGAAGAGAGTTCATGCGAGACCTGTTTGGAGTAATCGATGGCGGTGCATGAAAGGCGTGGATAAGTCATTGGTGAGGAACAGCCGGGAAGTATCGAGTGTGACGAGTGTAGTCGATCACGACATTGAAGCTACCAGTGATCGGATGGCGAGAACCAAATTGATCACGGAGGCATCAGCGGCGTCGGTGGTGGTAGACACGGGCCCCGATGAGATCGGGTTGGACGATGATCACATGGCGTTGGTAAGAGGAAACCGTGGAGTAGAGACGAAAACGCCATTAATGAAGCTGAGAAAGTCGAGGTCCATGGGATTTCTGCAAAGTCCGAGACCAATGAACCAAAACAGCAAAAATTACGTATCTGGAATCGTGAAACGAAGGAATTTGAGTGAATTCGATATGTCAAAATTGGGTATTGGATTTGATGATGAGAAATCCGAAGGAAAAACATGGAAAAGGCATTAG